From a single Lolium rigidum isolate FL_2022 chromosome 7, APGP_CSIRO_Lrig_0.1, whole genome shotgun sequence genomic region:
- the LOC124675081 gene encoding phytosulfokine receptor 1-like, producing MAKCLMLLLSFAFLLSVAGTATATPCHRDDLRALRGFAENLGGGGALSLRAAWSGASCCDWEGVGCDGASGRVTALWLPRSGLTGPIPSWICQLHHLRYLDLSGNALVGEVPRNLQVQLKGITNMPLHVMRNRRSLDEQPNTISGSNNTVRSGSKNVVAGNDNTVISGDNNSVSGSNNTVVSGSDNTVTGSNHVVSGTNHIVTDNNNNVSGNDNNVSGSFHTVSGGHNTVSGTNNTVSGSNHVVSGSNKVVTDA from the coding sequence ATGGCGAAATGCTTGATGCTGCTGCTCTCCTTCGCGTTCCTCTTGTCGGTGGCCggcacggcgacggcgacgccatGCCACCGCGATGACCTCCGCGCGCTGCGGGGCTTCGCTGAGaacctgggcggcggcggcgcactcaGCCTCCGCGCCGCGTGGTCAGGCGCCTCATGCTGCGATTGGGAAGGCGTTGGCTGCGACGGTGCCAGCGGCCGTGTCACGGCTTTGTGGCTCCCCAGGAGCGGCCTCACGGGGCCAATCCCGTCATGGATTTGTCAGCTTCACCACCTACGCTACTTGGATCTTTCAGGTAATGCATTGGTTGGCGAGGTACCCAGGAATCTGCAGGTACAGCTCAAAGGCATCACCAACATGCCATTGCATGTGATGCGTAACAGAAGATCACTCGACGAGCAGCCCAATACAATTTCTGGGAGCAACAATACTGTCAGATCCGGGAGCAAAAATGTTGTTGCTGGAAATGACAACACCGTCATATCTGGGGACAACAATAGTGTGTCTGGGAGCAACAACACTGTCGTATCTGGGAGTGACAATACCGTAACCGGCAGCAACCATGTCGTATCAGGGACAAACCATATCGTTACAGACAACAACAATAATGTATCCGGGAACGATAACAATGTATCCGGGAGCTTTCATACCGTATCCGGGGGGCACAATACCGTCTCTGGGACCAACAATACCGTATCTGGGAGCAACCATGTTGTATCTGGAAGCAACAAAGTCGTGACAGATGCTTAA